One window of Bacillus alkalicellulosilyticus genomic DNA carries:
- a CDS encoding YitT family protein: protein MWKAVQAVVIGSIIIGLGINLFFIPYHILDGGIIGLGLIFHYLWDIEVGLTIVIISIPIYIFAWKSYRTFFYTSIPGLLVSALFIDLLSFLTNYAPLLGPLSSSLVGGLLLGVGVGIMFLYDISTGGLDLLAQMAAEATKINVGVMIFIVDMIVVGFGWFVVTPQEIVLSTIAVTATGLATTIITGGHHSPKRSS from the coding sequence ATGTGGAAAGCTGTTCAAGCTGTAGTCATTGGAAGTATTATTATTGGTTTGGGTATTAATCTTTTCTTTATTCCTTACCATATCCTCGATGGTGGAATTATTGGACTAGGTTTAATCTTTCATTATTTATGGGATATAGAAGTCGGTCTAACAATTGTTATTATTAGTATACCCATCTATATCTTTGCCTGGAAATCGTACCGCACCTTTTTTTATACAAGCATACCAGGACTTCTTGTTTCAGCACTCTTTATTGATTTATTATCATTTCTAACTAACTATGCCCCTTTACTTGGCCCATTATCAAGTTCACTAGTCGGAGGTCTTTTATTAGGCGTTGGGGTAGGCATCATGTTTTTGTATGACATTAGTACAGGCGGCTTAGACTTATTAGCTCAAATGGCAGCTGAAGCTACTAAGATCAATGTAGGAGTTATGATTTTCATAGTAGATATGATAGTTGTCGGCTTTGGTTGGTTTGTTGTCACTCCTCAGGAAATAGTTTTGTCGACTATTGCCGTAACTGCAACGGGTTTAGCGACAACTATAATCACTGGGGGGCACCATTCACCAAAACGTTCTTCGTAA
- a CDS encoding 2-hydroxy-3-keto-5-methylthiopentenyl-1-phosphate phosphatase — MQQPLHFGDQVNKDYVIFCDFDGTVTNNDNIVEIMKMFAPKEWEIIAMKILSKEKSIRKGVNELFALLPTSKKDEIISFTLEQAEFREGFDEFVAYTHRHNVELNIVSGGIDFFIDPLLQSYQIPIYCNTSDFSDDVIKIGWPYRCDDDCQNDCGCCKPSIIRKVANGRQVVVIGDSITDVQAAKQADFVFARDYLLKECQQLDLPHAPFTTFFDIINVLKTREVNL, encoded by the coding sequence TTGCAACAGCCATTACACTTTGGGGATCAGGTAAATAAAGATTACGTCATTTTTTGTGACTTCGATGGAACGGTTACAAATAATGATAATATTGTTGAAATCATGAAAATGTTTGCACCAAAAGAGTGGGAAATCATTGCGATGAAAATCCTCTCGAAGGAAAAATCGATACGTAAAGGAGTAAATGAATTATTTGCTCTATTACCTACAAGTAAGAAAGACGAAATAATTTCATTTACATTAGAACAAGCAGAGTTTAGAGAAGGATTTGATGAGTTTGTGGCGTATACTCATAGACATAATGTAGAGTTAAATATTGTGAGTGGAGGGATTGATTTTTTTATCGACCCTCTGTTACAATCCTATCAAATTCCGATTTATTGCAATACTTCTGATTTTTCTGATGATGTTATAAAAATAGGGTGGCCGTATCGTTGTGATGACGACTGTCAAAACGACTGTGGATGTTGCAAGCCGTCTATTATTAGGAAAGTAGCAAATGGACGACAAGTTGTAGTCATTGGTGATTCAATTACGGATGTACAAGCGGCAAAACAAGCGGATTTTGTATTTGCCCGTGATTATTTATTAAAGGAATGCCAGCAACTTGATTTGCCGCATGCGCCGTTTACAACGTTTTTTGATATCATCAATGTGTTAAAAACGAGGGAAGTGAATCTATGA
- the sigX gene encoding RNA polymerase sigma factor SigX, whose protein sequence is MESQFDYLYETYHQSLFQFIFYMVRNRETAEELVQEVYIKVLQSYESFEGNSSEKTWLYSIARHVAIDWIRMQNRQKRKWLGMFSPIEKEIIRDSAPLPDEVVTQREEIRQIYKGLQQCSVDQQQVIILRYIQSLSIAETAQILGWTDSKVKTTQHRAIKALKDIVEHPNLAEVKEG, encoded by the coding sequence TTGGAGAGTCAGTTTGATTATTTGTATGAAACGTATCACCAGTCATTGTTTCAGTTTATATTTTACATGGTTAGAAACAGAGAAACGGCAGAGGAACTAGTGCAAGAAGTCTACATTAAAGTGCTGCAATCATATGAATCATTTGAAGGGAATAGTAGCGAAAAGACGTGGTTATATTCAATTGCACGTCACGTAGCTATTGACTGGATACGAATGCAAAATCGTCAAAAGCGGAAATGGTTAGGAATGTTCTCCCCCATTGAAAAAGAAATTATTCGTGACTCAGCCCCCCTTCCCGATGAGGTTGTAACGCAACGAGAAGAAATACGACAAATATATAAAGGACTTCAACAATGTAGTGTTGACCAACAGCAAGTGATTATTTTAAGGTACATTCAATCCCTATCTATAGCTGAAACAGCTCAAATACTAGGATGGACCGATAGCAAAGTAAAAACAACACAGCATCGTGCGATAAAGGCGTTAAAGGACATTGTTGAACATCCTAATCTAGCAGAGGTAAAGGAGGGATAA
- the mgtE gene encoding magnesium transporter: MNANLTEDQMLVLVIKYVKEGKKIALQEILEELHPYDFAQLYRGLPEKHHHKFLMFLTPEQIAGLIQELESDIQIEILHKLGIERSSNVMNHMDNDDLADLLSELSVDKIQEFLEGMKREESETVRDLMSYPPDTAGGLMTNQFIWIKDDYTVRQAVDKLKSFASFSENIYYLYVINDEKKLVGVVSYRDLLIASIEDKISDLMFNRVVSVQVDMDQEDVAQLIERYNFISIPVVDEAQRLLGIITVDDAIDVVIQEANEDIQKISAAGKDIDFFTPAITASVRRLPWLILLLFIGLVSGSIISSFEATIESVVALIFFMPMIAGMTGNTGTQSLAVVIRGLVTTDVSRKTILQLVFRELRVGIIIGITCGLLICAIAYFWRGDLILGFVVGVSLLITLIVGTLAGTVIPLTLYRLGIDPAVASGPLITTLNDVFSLLIYFGIATAFLTHLL, encoded by the coding sequence TTGAATGCGAATTTGACAGAAGACCAAATGCTCGTATTAGTCATCAAATATGTAAAAGAAGGTAAAAAAATAGCCCTCCAGGAAATCCTAGAAGAGCTCCACCCCTATGATTTCGCACAGTTATATCGAGGACTTCCTGAAAAGCATCATCATAAATTTTTAATGTTCTTAACTCCAGAGCAAATTGCAGGATTAATCCAGGAATTAGAGAGTGACATTCAAATTGAAATTCTACATAAACTTGGGATTGAGCGTTCTTCCAATGTGATGAACCATATGGATAACGACGATCTTGCTGATTTGTTAAGTGAGCTGTCTGTTGATAAAATCCAAGAGTTTTTAGAAGGGATGAAACGCGAAGAATCAGAGACGGTTCGTGACTTAATGAGTTATCCTCCTGACACTGCCGGGGGGTTAATGACAAACCAATTCATCTGGATAAAAGATGACTATACAGTAAGACAAGCTGTTGATAAGCTGAAAAGTTTTGCGAGTTTTTCTGAAAATATTTATTACCTGTACGTTATCAATGATGAAAAGAAGCTTGTCGGAGTAGTGTCTTATCGAGACTTACTTATTGCCTCTATTGAAGATAAAATTAGTGACTTGATGTTTAATCGAGTTGTCTCCGTTCAAGTTGATATGGACCAAGAAGACGTTGCTCAATTAATTGAAAGATATAATTTTATTTCAATTCCCGTTGTCGACGAAGCACAAAGACTATTAGGAATTATAACTGTCGATGATGCTATCGACGTTGTCATTCAAGAAGCAAATGAAGATATACAAAAAATCTCTGCTGCAGGTAAGGATATCGATTTTTTTACACCTGCGATAACCGCATCTGTTCGGAGATTACCTTGGCTAATTTTATTATTATTTATTGGACTTGTTTCAGGAAGTATTATCAGTAGCTTTGAAGCAACCATCGAAAGTGTTGTTGCCTTAATTTTCTTTATGCCGATGATAGCCGGGATGACCGGTAATACAGGAACTCAATCATTAGCTGTTGTTATCCGTGGACTTGTCACTACCGATGTTAGTAGAAAGACCATTTTACAACTAGTTTTCCGTGAATTACGTGTCGGTATCATCATCGGAATAACTTGTGGCTTATTAATTTGTGCAATTGCTTATTTTTGGCGAGGTGACTTAATCCTTGGTTTTGTGGTCGGTGTTTCGTTGCTAATCACTTTAATCGTAGGTACATTAGCTGGAACTGTGATTCCCTTAACGTTATATCGTTTAGGGATTGACCCAGCAGTTGCATCAGGTCCATTAATCACAACGTTAAACGATGTTTTTTCTCTGTTAATATACTTTGGTATTGCGACTGCATTTTTAACACATCTACTATAA
- a CDS encoding methylthioribulose 1-phosphate dehydratase, which translates to MKQQWDEIASIKRELGQRYWFPGTSGNLSIKVSDEPLQCLVSVSGKDKYKETNEDFVLVDEDGKVIGSPLKPSAETVIHLEVYKKTDAACSLHVHTVDNNVISELYADQGYISFSNQELIKAFGIWEEDGQLIIPIVENIHDLPKLAKVIADSITSETKAVLIRNHGITAWGKNAFEAKRHLEACEFLFSYHLKLLQMKPFFL; encoded by the coding sequence ATGAAACAACAATGGGATGAAATAGCAAGCATTAAACGTGAGCTTGGGCAACGATATTGGTTTCCAGGAACGAGTGGTAACCTATCAATAAAGGTTAGCGATGAGCCACTTCAATGTCTTGTTTCCGTAAGTGGAAAAGACAAGTATAAGGAAACGAACGAAGATTTTGTGTTGGTCGATGAAGATGGAAAAGTGATTGGTTCGCCGTTAAAGCCTTCTGCAGAAACAGTCATTCATTTAGAAGTATATAAAAAAACAGATGCGGCTTGTAGCTTACACGTTCATACCGTTGATAACAATGTAATTTCTGAGCTTTATGCAGACCAAGGGTATATTTCTTTTTCGAATCAAGAATTGATAAAGGCGTTTGGAATTTGGGAAGAAGATGGGCAATTAATCATCCCTATCGTAGAGAATATTCATGACCTCCCTAAATTAGCAAAGGTTATCGCCGATTCAATTACATCTGAAACAAAGGCTGTATTAATTCGGAATCATGGCATTACCGCTTGGGGGAAAAATGCCTTTGAAGCAAAGAGACATCTAGAGGCGTGTGAATTTTTATTTTCCTATCATTTGAAGTTGCTTCAAATGAAGCCGTTTTTTTTATAA
- a CDS encoding 2,3-diketo-5-methylthiopentyl-1-phosphate enolase, whose amino-acid sequence MGEVTATYLVGDSKNLEKKANGIAIGLTVGSWTDLLLVEQEQLQKHKGSVKSIEELPDGKGKITIAYPSANFTSDLPAIITTTFGKLSLDGEIKLLDLELSDDLKKAFPGPQFGVDGIRQQINAYDRPLLMSIFKGVIGRDLTYIQEQMKAQALGGVDVVKDDEILFENKLSPLVDRVKVCKQALQESYEETGKRTLYAVNVTGRTYDIIDQARRAVDAGAEALLFNVFSYGLDVLQALAEDQEINVPIMAHPAYAGALISSPQYGVAAPLLLGKLLRLAGADFILFPSPYGSVAMNKEDTLGIKNYAIAEDTFHKRAFPVPSAGIHPGLVPQLIEDFGVDSIINAGGGIHGHPGGTIAGGQAFVAAINGVMRGETLEEIAKGSEELATAITLWGSGK is encoded by the coding sequence GTGGGAGAAGTGACAGCCACATACTTAGTAGGAGACAGTAAGAATTTAGAAAAAAAAGCGAATGGAATAGCGATTGGTCTGACTGTAGGTTCCTGGACAGACTTACTTTTAGTCGAGCAGGAACAACTGCAAAAGCATAAAGGCTCGGTAAAATCTATCGAGGAACTACCAGATGGAAAAGGGAAGATTACGATAGCCTACCCGAGTGCGAATTTTACAAGTGACCTACCAGCGATCATAACGACTACTTTTGGGAAGTTATCCCTTGATGGGGAAATTAAATTGTTGGATCTGGAGTTGTCAGATGACCTAAAAAAGGCATTCCCTGGGCCTCAGTTTGGTGTAGATGGGATTCGACAACAAATCAATGCGTATGACCGACCATTGCTTATGAGTATTTTCAAAGGAGTCATAGGGCGAGACTTGACGTACATTCAAGAGCAAATGAAAGCACAGGCCTTAGGAGGAGTAGATGTCGTAAAAGACGACGAGATTCTGTTTGAAAATAAGTTATCTCCTTTAGTAGATAGGGTAAAGGTCTGTAAACAAGCATTACAAGAAAGCTACGAAGAAACTGGAAAACGAACATTATATGCTGTTAACGTTACCGGTCGAACTTATGACATTATCGATCAAGCAAGACGTGCTGTTGATGCTGGAGCGGAAGCATTGTTATTTAATGTGTTTTCATATGGTCTTGACGTATTACAAGCACTGGCAGAGGATCAGGAAATAAATGTTCCGATAATGGCACATCCAGCTTATGCAGGGGCTCTTATTTCCTCGCCTCAGTACGGGGTTGCAGCTCCGCTATTATTAGGAAAACTTCTTCGTTTGGCGGGTGCTGATTTTATTTTGTTCCCATCGCCTTATGGCTCTGTTGCAATGAACAAAGAGGATACGCTTGGAATTAAGAACTACGCTATAGCAGAAGATACATTCCACAAAAGGGCATTTCCTGTTCCGTCTGCAGGGATTCACCCAGGATTAGTACCACAATTAATTGAGGACTTTGGTGTGGACAGTATCATAAACGCAGGTGGAGGAATTCATGGACATCCCGGGGGAACGATTGCAGGAGGACAAGCTTTTGTGGCTGCCATCAACGGTGTCATGAGAGGAGAAACACTAGAAGAGATAGCTAAAGGAAGTGAAGAACTTGCAACAGCCATTACACTTTGGGGATCAGGTAAATAA
- a CDS encoding universal stress protein produces MFTNILLAADGSEHSIRAAEKAIAIAKNNREAIVTVLYVVDGSTSKADVLRNWDSLGIKETRQNKLVTIERQAQKENIKYEIKIVRGEPGPAIIKYANEYKIDLVVIGSRGLNKLQEMVLGSVSHKVAKRVTCPVMIVK; encoded by the coding sequence ATGTTTACTAACATTTTACTAGCTGCTGATGGATCTGAACACTCGATTCGAGCTGCTGAAAAAGCCATCGCCATTGCAAAAAATAATCGAGAAGCAATAGTTACTGTATTATATGTAGTGGATGGAAGCACCTCGAAAGCGGATGTGCTACGAAACTGGGATTCCCTTGGGATAAAAGAAACAAGACAAAACAAGTTAGTTACGATTGAAAGGCAAGCGCAAAAAGAAAATATAAAGTATGAAATAAAAATTGTTCGAGGAGAACCAGGTCCAGCAATTATAAAATATGCGAATGAATACAAGATAGATCTTGTTGTGATTGGAAGTAGAGGGTTAAATAAGTTACAAGAAATGGTGCTAGGAAGTGTTAGCCATAAAGTAGCGAAACGAGTAACTTGCCCAGTCATGATTGTGAAATAA
- a CDS encoding spore germination protein — MLRKKMRQKQQQTKNNEYVTPNYEDFLKQKIGITNLEEIPTSTEKVSSILETVFEHSIDFEERNINIPSGQKLTIYFFNSIINHERLQEGVVTPFISRIEHHKTEFISELGEVIYNIQYDTPTNWKDLIQNCLKGDVICHLSGIKPITIPLVQFEKRNLSEPTTEQQVYGPKVGFIEDSLANLSIVRKYFQDPRLKAQKFLLGSLSKTKTYLVYLDEYVDNDLLNDVVKKMSDIKTDNIITTMNLAQHLVEFPKSLFPQVKKTERPDQVAFALTQGKIVIFLDNSTFAIILPTTLWMFYETGDDNDEGSMWNLTFMRLLRISSMFIATLAPATYVALVAFHPELIPTTLALTVAESRNNIPFPAPAEAFLMMFALDVLVEASIRLPSFIGQTIGIVGGLVIGQSAVEAGIVSSAMVIVIAFTAISAFTAPSWELASSWRVIRYMLLFFAAFLGLYGLILGICLFTMHTSALTSFKKPYMSSLSPLNPREFFDVFVRNAIRKNDKGGNSNENSSKDA, encoded by the coding sequence GTGCTACGAAAAAAAATGAGACAAAAACAGCAACAAACCAAAAATAATGAGTATGTAACTCCAAATTATGAGGATTTTTTAAAACAAAAAATCGGGATAACCAATTTAGAAGAAATTCCTACAAGTACAGAAAAAGTCTCTTCCATCCTTGAAACAGTGTTTGAACATAGTATCGATTTTGAAGAGAGAAACATCAATATCCCTTCAGGACAAAAACTAACGATATATTTTTTTAATAGTATCATTAACCATGAACGGTTACAGGAAGGGGTGGTTACCCCTTTTATATCAAGAATTGAACATCACAAAACAGAATTCATTTCTGAATTAGGAGAGGTTATATACAATATCCAGTATGATACTCCAACAAATTGGAAGGATTTAATTCAAAACTGTTTAAAAGGGGATGTGATTTGTCACTTATCTGGGATAAAACCAATTACAATACCACTTGTACAGTTTGAAAAAAGAAATTTATCAGAACCGACGACGGAACAACAAGTGTATGGTCCAAAGGTAGGTTTTATTGAAGACAGCTTGGCTAATCTCTCTATCGTTCGGAAGTATTTTCAGGACCCAAGATTAAAAGCTCAAAAATTTCTGTTAGGGTCATTATCAAAGACAAAAACATACCTTGTGTATCTTGATGAATATGTAGATAATGATTTGCTTAATGACGTTGTGAAAAAAATGAGCGATATTAAAACGGACAATATTATAACGACGATGAACCTTGCTCAGCATTTAGTGGAATTTCCGAAATCATTATTTCCACAAGTGAAAAAGACAGAAAGACCTGACCAAGTCGCTTTTGCACTCACACAAGGAAAAATCGTAATTTTTTTAGATAATTCGACCTTTGCTATCATTTTGCCGACAACACTTTGGATGTTTTACGAAACAGGGGACGACAATGACGAAGGGTCGATGTGGAACCTAACATTTATGAGGTTGCTTCGTATCTCAAGCATGTTCATTGCAACATTGGCACCTGCAACCTATGTCGCGCTCGTGGCCTTTCATCCGGAGCTAATACCTACCACATTGGCGTTAACTGTAGCAGAGTCAAGGAACAATATTCCATTTCCAGCTCCAGCTGAAGCCTTTTTAATGATGTTTGCGTTAGATGTCTTAGTTGAAGCAAGTATTAGGCTTCCTAGTTTTATTGGACAAACAATTGGTATTGTCGGTGGTTTAGTAATCGGACAATCAGCAGTTGAGGCTGGAATTGTGAGTAGTGCGATGGTCATTGTTATCGCATTTACCGCGATATCGGCGTTTACAGCTCCATCATGGGAATTAGCTTCATCATGGCGTGTCATTCGTTACATGCTTCTATTTTTTGCAGCTTTTCTGGGGCTTTATGGGTTAATTCTAGGAATATGTTTATTTACGATGCATACATCGGCACTTACATCATTTAAAAAACCATATATGTCATCATTAAGTCCATTAAATCCAAGAGAATTCTTTGATGTGTTTGTGAGAAATGCCATTCGGAAAAATGACAAAGGAGGAAATTCTAATGAAAACAGTTCAAAAGACGCTTAA
- the mtnA gene encoding S-methyl-5-thioribose-1-phosphate isomerase — protein MTIRAVEWKDDYILLLDQRLLPHETKFIELRTLQDVWDSIFELKVRGAPAIGITAAYGLALWVSTTDFSSFADFKDELEKEKEFLCSARPTAVNLFWALERLMTSIKDVSSVQEATERIVQEAILIDKEDEEVCRQIGEHALTLVEHGDTLLTHCNAGGIATSKYGTALSPFYLGKERGVTLHAFATETRPVLQGARLTAWELQNLGIDVTLITDNMVAHTLKTKNIKAVIVGADRIAANGDTANKIGTYGIALIAKSLGVPFYVAAPLSTIDLSTDKGEAIEIEERHPDEIRTLANAAIAPADIKVFNPAFDVTPAQLITGIITEKGIITEDFRTELAKLFS, from the coding sequence ATGACAATTAGAGCTGTTGAATGGAAAGACGATTATATATTATTGTTAGACCAACGATTACTTCCGCATGAAACGAAATTTATTGAGCTTCGTACCCTTCAAGATGTTTGGGATAGTATTTTTGAATTAAAGGTTCGCGGTGCTCCCGCGATTGGGATAACAGCTGCTTACGGGTTAGCTTTATGGGTTTCAACAACTGACTTTTCCTCATTTGCTGATTTTAAGGATGAGCTTGAAAAGGAAAAAGAGTTTTTATGCTCTGCTCGCCCAACTGCGGTAAATCTATTTTGGGCGTTAGAACGACTCATGACTTCAATCAAAGATGTATCATCTGTTCAGGAAGCAACAGAACGGATTGTCCAAGAAGCGATTTTGATTGATAAAGAGGATGAAGAAGTGTGTAGACAAATTGGCGAACACGCACTAACGCTAGTAGAGCATGGCGACACGTTGTTAACTCATTGTAATGCTGGTGGAATTGCCACTTCAAAATACGGTACAGCCCTTTCTCCTTTTTATTTAGGAAAAGAGCGTGGGGTTACACTGCACGCCTTTGCTACAGAAACTCGCCCAGTGTTACAAGGCGCTCGTTTGACCGCATGGGAGCTACAAAATCTAGGAATTGATGTAACATTGATTACGGATAATATGGTAGCTCATACGTTAAAAACAAAAAACATCAAAGCTGTCATTGTAGGTGCAGACCGCATTGCAGCAAATGGCGATACAGCAAATAAAATTGGCACTTATGGAATAGCGTTAATCGCTAAGTCACTCGGGGTCCCTTTCTATGTTGCTGCACCTTTATCAACCATTGATTTATCTACCGATAAAGGTGAAGCAATTGAAATCGAAGAACGTCATCCTGATGAAATAAGAACTCTAGCCAACGCTGCCATTGCTCCAGCCGATATTAAAGTCTTTAATCCAGCCTTCGATGTAACCCCAGCACAGTTAATTACGGGCATCATTACTGAAAAAGGGATTATAACTGAGGATTTTCGTACTGAACTAGCTAAATTATTTTCGTAA
- the mtnK gene encoding S-methyl-5-thioribose kinase, producing MMTKEYPNYAPFTEQTVIEYLKEIGLFAKEEPVSSEEIGDGNLNLVFRVKNEKTDKSYIAKQALPYAKVVGTSWPLTLDRARIEYEALKKENTLLPELTPTVHYANEELALTVMDDLSHLVIMRKGLIQGEVYPKVAKDIGTFLAHTLFYSSDFGMDQQDKKLMASSFTNPELCKITEDLVFTDPFFDHDTNSFPEELRPYIEDTIWSASDLKEEVALLKFNFLTKGEALIHGDLHTGSIFVSPNETKVIDPEFAFVGPFGFDIGAFIANLILNYLSQEGHQPDEKQREQYQNYLLSCIQEVWEVFEETFTSLWETNQNDVYMTVPAFRKKLLESIFQDAIGFAGCKVIRRTIGLAHVEDIESIQDANVKLTVQKKALALGKELILTRHQFQTIDDIVKVVSQS from the coding sequence ATGATGACAAAGGAATATCCGAATTATGCTCCTTTTACTGAACAAACAGTAATCGAGTATCTTAAAGAAATAGGACTTTTCGCTAAAGAAGAACCCGTAAGCTCAGAGGAAATTGGTGATGGCAACTTAAACCTAGTTTTCCGTGTGAAAAATGAAAAAACAGATAAATCCTATATTGCAAAGCAAGCGTTGCCTTATGCAAAAGTGGTAGGGACAAGCTGGCCGCTGACATTAGATCGGGCTCGTATAGAATACGAAGCCTTAAAGAAAGAAAATACGTTACTTCCGGAACTCACACCCACTGTTCATTATGCAAACGAAGAGTTAGCTTTAACTGTCATGGATGACCTTTCTCACCTTGTCATCATGCGCAAAGGGTTAATTCAAGGAGAAGTGTACCCTAAAGTAGCCAAAGACATTGGTACTTTTTTAGCTCATACCTTATTTTATTCTTCTGATTTCGGCATGGATCAGCAAGATAAAAAGCTAATGGCCTCTTCTTTTACAAATCCTGAGCTTTGTAAAATTACGGAAGACCTTGTCTTTACCGATCCGTTTTTTGACCATGACACAAATTCATTCCCAGAAGAATTAAGACCATATATCGAAGACACGATTTGGTCAGCTTCTGATTTAAAGGAAGAAGTAGCTTTATTAAAATTTAACTTCCTGACCAAGGGAGAGGCACTGATTCATGGTGATTTGCACACCGGTAGTATTTTTGTTAGCCCTAATGAGACAAAAGTAATAGATCCAGAGTTTGCTTTTGTAGGACCTTTCGGGTTTGATATTGGTGCTTTTATTGCAAATCTGATTTTGAATTATCTTTCTCAAGAAGGACATCAACCTGACGAAAAACAACGAGAACAATATCAAAACTACCTTTTATCGTGTATCCAAGAAGTTTGGGAAGTGTTCGAAGAAACGTTCACTTCACTATGGGAAACTAATCAAAATGATGTATACATGACAGTTCCAGCTTTTCGCAAAAAGCTACTAGAATCCATTTTTCAAGATGCAATCGGCTTTGCTGGTTGTAAAGTAATCCGAAGAACCATTGGACTTGCCCATGTAGAAGATATTGAAAGTATTCAAGATGCTAACGTAAAGCTTACGGTTCAAAAGAAAGCTCTTGCTCTTGGAAAAGAACTTATTTTAACTAGACATCAATTTCAAACAATCGATGATATTGTAAAGGTTGTGTCCCAATCATGA
- a CDS encoding DedA family protein, with product MEFFEYLLSTYGYFAIFVILVGGIIGLPIPDEVLLAFIGFYIYKGKLTFILSIITAYTGSVIGISISYYLGYKLGLPFLQKYGPKIGITHKKVEKTQKLFEKYGAVLLFIGYFLPGIRHITGYLAGISRYSLRKFALFAFSGAFFWVIFFISLGHQAGYRWYLIEEYIIKYSIYGLLLFFITVVLIWLYYRKKQKKQQQSS from the coding sequence ATGGAATTTTTTGAATATCTACTTTCTACATATGGGTACTTCGCAATCTTTGTCATCTTAGTGGGGGGAATTATTGGCCTACCTATACCAGACGAAGTGTTGCTTGCCTTTATTGGATTTTATATATATAAGGGAAAATTAACATTCATCTTATCAATTATTACAGCCTATACGGGGTCAGTCATTGGGATTTCAATAAGTTATTACCTTGGGTATAAGCTCGGTTTGCCCTTTCTGCAAAAATACGGTCCGAAGATCGGAATAACACATAAAAAAGTGGAAAAGACTCAAAAGCTATTCGAAAAGTATGGTGCTGTTCTCTTATTTATAGGTTATTTTTTGCCCGGAATTCGCCATATCACAGGGTACTTAGCCGGGATCTCTCGCTATAGTTTACGGAAATTTGCTTTATTCGCTTTTTCGGGTGCTTTCTTTTGGGTCATCTTCTTTATTTCACTAGGTCATCAGGCAGGATACAGATGGTATTTAATCGAGGAGTATATTATTAAATATAGTATTTACGGTTTGCTATTGTTCTTTATTACTGTCGTTTTGATTTGGCTTTATTATCGTAAAAAGCAGAAAAAACAACAGCAGTCTTCCTGA
- a CDS encoding 1,2-dihydroxy-3-keto-5-methylthiopentene dioxygenase, translating into MAVIKVRNSGKVIEGVEQVGAFLEEQGVLYEHWDMSKLPQELHEKFNLSDEDKQQILTAFDQDIRSLAERRGYVNWDVIALSDTTPNLEELLKKFEQVHTHTDDEVRVITAGHGIFIVKGEGEIGYFDIELEAGDVISVPEHTPHFFTLMEDRQVVAVRLFIDTDGWVAHPYEEKEQQI; encoded by the coding sequence ATGGCAGTTATTAAAGTGAGAAATAGTGGGAAAGTAATCGAAGGTGTGGAGCAAGTAGGAGCATTTTTAGAAGAACAGGGAGTATTATATGAGCACTGGGATATGAGTAAATTGCCTCAGGAGCTTCATGAGAAATTTAACTTATCTGATGAGGACAAACAGCAGATTTTAACAGCTTTTGACCAAGATATTCGTTCGTTGGCAGAAAGAAGAGGATATGTAAATTGGGATGTTATCGCTCTTTCTGATACCACACCAAATTTAGAAGAATTATTAAAAAAGTTTGAACAAGTTCATACTCATACTGATGATGAAGTTCGAGTAATTACAGCGGGTCATGGAATTTTTATCGTTAAAGGAGAAGGCGAGATTGGTTATTTTGATATAGAGCTTGAAGCAGGTGATGTGATTTCAGTACCTGAACATACACCTCACTTCTTTACGCTAATGGAAGACCGTCAAGTTGTTGCAGTTCGCTTATTTATTGATACAGATGGATGGGTGGCACACCCGTATGAGGAAAAAGAACAACAAATTTAA